The nucleotide sequence aaataACAGCTCAAATCCAAAGCAATATCCAATATGTAACTGAGGAAAACTGAGGAAAACTGAGGAAGAACATTCATGCCTCAGGTTCACTATGACTTGAATTCAAATTCTCACTAATTGAAAATTTCTGAGCACAGTTGAAATAATAATCATGGACAGATTAATAACTGCTATACAAACAGtaaaagggaggaggaaataGCACCAAACAAGAAACTTTATCAATGAATAGGAAACAAAACCCTGATGTCCCTGGGTAATACACTATAAGCACAACTGTCATACCTAAATTTTTGTAAAAGAATTTGTCATCTTGCATACTTGAACCTAACAGCACAAGACAATGGAGACACTTTGGATCAGTCTGTAAACTGTAAAGTGtctccagaaccaggaccaggatgAATAACGGCTTAATTGTTGGGGTCTAGTTCTTGATGGAACCTACGTATGTTTGTTACGGCATGAAGATCTGCGCAAGTGATAAAAGTTTCAAATTGAAAGTCTGTcagaaatatataataataaatttAAAACGTCCAATTATGCTGCGGGCCTCTTTGTGAGGGGGAAGAATCATTAATTTATTGACTTATACGTCTCtgttctctgattggctgagagttCTGTTATCACCTGAGATTATAAACTCTCATTTGGGCCATTCTGACCCAGTTTAGCCTGGATGGGTCGGCCCATTTGAAGGAAGGAAAAATGCCACAGGTGATAGCTGAGCTCTTCTTCATCGGGCTCTTGTTAAAATTGACATCAGCACAAGTCCGAGCGTCTTCCTGTCAGATACTGGGGAGTCCAGAGTTCCCCCTGCTGTCCAGAGAGGGCGATGTGGTGATCGGAGGAGCCTTTTCCGTCCACAGTAAAGTCACACAGCCTTCGCTTTCCTACCGAGAGAAACCTGCTCAGATTTCCTGTTCCAGGTAATTCCGAGATCGTTTCTTGGATTTCCTCGGGCTAACTTTATATTTTCacctgtctgtttctgtgtgtgtcagcgtcAATCTTAGGGAGTTCCGGTTTGCCCAGTCCATGATCTTTGCAAttgaggaaataaataaaagtgatttcCTTCTTCCCAATGTGTCCATTGGCTATCGGATCTACGACACCTGTGGCTCGACACTCTCCTCGGTGCGTGCGGCCATGGCCTTGATGAACGGCGAGTGGACTGCTGGAAAGAACTGCTCTTATCGGTCATCTGTGCACGCCATTATTGGCGAGTCGGAGTCCTCTTCGACCATTGTACTGTCCCGTCTCACTGGACCTTTTGAAATACCAGTGGTGAGACAGTTGTGGCATCCAGTATAGCTTTCACATGTCACCCGTCTTTATTCcgttcctctttctcctgcagatAAGTCATTCTGCGACTTGTGAGTGTTTGAGCGACAGGAAGGAGCACCCTTCCTTCTTTCGAACCATTGCCAGTGACCTCTACCAAAGCCGTGCCCTCGCCCAGCTGGTCAAGCACTTCGGCTGGACTTGGGTTGGAGCGGTCAACAGCGACAGCGACTACGGCAACAACGGCATGGCCATATTTCTCACCGCCGCTCAGGAGGAAGGGGTGTGCGTGGAGTACACGGAGAAATTCCACAGGGCTGAGCCAGAAAAACTCCTGAAAGTGGTGGAGGTGATCAGGCGAGGGACGGCGCGGGTCATCGTGGGTTTTCTTGGCCCACGTGGAGATGAAtaacctcctgcagcagctgagcctGCACAACGTAACGGGTCTGCAGTTTGTCGGCGTGGAAGCCTGGATCACCGCCAACAGCCTGGTGACCCCCACCAGCTTTGGCGTCCTTGGAGGTTCTCTTGGCTTCGCTGTGGAAAAGGCCGCTATCAGCGACCTGGATGATTTTTTAATTGGAGACTTCTGGGAGACCGAATTTGAGTGCAAGGAGACGATAGAGGATGGCATGGCGGGACCAGCAACTTGCCAAGAAAACGGTGACCTCGCTGCGTTTAAAGGTTATGCTGACGATGTGGCGGAACTGAGATACTCTGGCAACATTTACAAAGCCGTTTATGCAGTAGCGCATTCTCTGCACAGCACCCTGCAGTGCTCCATAAGTGGCGTGTGTGACAAAACCGTGAAGGTGACACACCAGCAGGTAGAAATTCATCTCTGTAttgatgttatttatttttctgagacACTGATAAATGTATCTTGATGTGTTTCAGATAGTGGAGGCTCTAAAAGTGGTCAACTTTACCACTAAGAATGGGGAGCAGGTGTGGTTTGATGGAACGGGCGCAGCTGTGGCTCGATACGAGGTGGTGAACTGGCAGCGCAGCTCAGGTGGATCGGTCCAGTTTAAACCGGTCGGATTTTATGATGCCTCTCTGCCACCTGGACTCAGGTTCCTGCTCAAGACAGAAGACATTATGTGGCCTGGAGGCAAAAGAGAGGCAAATATTTGTCACTATAGCAACATTTACATTCTTGGAGGTCTGATatgtggaaaaaatgaaatagaatTATTTTGCTCTTCAATTCCAAGGTGCCCGTGTCCGTGTGTAGTGAGAGCTGTCGCCCAGGAACTCGTAAAGTCCCACAGAAAGGAAAGCCGCTCTGCTGCTACGACTGTATCTCATGtgctgaaggagaagttagcaaCAGCACAGGT is from Takifugu rubripes chromosome 11, fTakRub1.2, whole genome shotgun sequence and encodes:
- the LOC101078473 gene encoding LOW QUALITY PROTEIN: extracellular calcium-sensing receptor (The sequence of the model RefSeq protein was modified relative to this genomic sequence to represent the inferred CDS: inserted 2 bases in 2 codons; deleted 9 bases in 8 codons; substituted 1 base at 1 genomic stop codon): MPQVIAELFFIGLLLKLTSAQVRASSCQILGSPEFPLLSREGDVVIGGAFSVHSKVTQPSLSYREKPAQISCSSVNLREFRFAQSMIFAIEEINKSDFLLPNVSIGYRIYDTCGSTLSSVRAAMALMNGEWTAGKNCSYRSSVHAIIGESESSSTIVLSRLTGPFEIPVISHSATCECLSDRKEHPSFFRTIASDLYQSRALAQLVKHFGWTWVGAVNSDSDYGNNGMAIFLTAAQEEGVCVEYTEKFHRAEPEKLLKVVEVIRRGTARVIVVFLAHVEMNNLLQQLSLHNVTGLQFVGVEAWITANSLVTPTSFGVLGGSLGFAVEKAAISDLDDFLIGDFWETEFECKETIEDGMAGPATCQENGDLAAFKGYADDVAELRYSGNIYKAVYAVAHSLHSTLQCSISGVCDKTVKVTHQQIVEALKVVNFTTKNGEQVWFDGTGAAVARYEVVNWQRSSGGSVQFKPVGFYDASLPPGLRFLLKTEDIMWPGGKREVPVSVCSESCRPGTRKVPQKGKPLCCYDCISCAEGEVSNSTDANDCKXCPEEFWPNQNRDACVPKQVEFLSFTESMGVVLVFFTLWGVFLTLSVTALFVINKNTPIVKANNSELSFLLLFSLTLCFLCSLSLHRRPSGWSCMLRHTAFGITVVLCISCVSGXNMVVLMAFKXTLPGSNVMKWFGPAQQRLSVLAFTLVQVLIWILWLTIGPPFALKEHKTLQREDNSRCALGSAVGFWAVLGYIGVRRCPVFHTGVLARQLPDNFNEAKFITFSMLIFCAVLDYVLPAYVSSPGKFTVAVEIFAIWLRVNGLLFCIFAPKCFIIVLKPELNTKKR